Sequence from the Sphingomonas sp. SORGH_AS_0950 genome:
GTCGCCGAAACTCATCAGCCAGACGGTCGGCTTGGGGCTTTTCAGCACGCGCGGCGATTCGCGCGCGGCGCGCAGCATCAGCTCCTGCGCGAGTTTCAGGTCGTTGTCATAGGCGATCGAGACGGGAATGCGGACGCGGACGTTGCGGTCGGAATAGGACCAGTTCTCCACCTCCTGGGTCATCAGATTCTCGTTGGGGATCAGATGCTCCTTGCCGTCGCGGGTGATGATCGACACCGCGCGCACCCCGATCTTGTTGACCCAGCCGATCTCGTTCTGGAGCGCGATGACGTCGCCCGGCTTGATCGACCGGTCCATCAACAGGATGATGCCCGCGATCAGATTGCCGATCGTCTTCTGCAACCCGAAGCCGATCGCCAGGCCGAAGCCGCCCGAGAACAGCGCCAGGCTGGTCAGGTCGATCTCCAGCAGGTCGATGGCGAAGAAGAAGGCGATGACGACGATGCCGATGCTGGCGAGCTTCTGCGCCAGCAGCTTCTGGGTCGGGTCCAGCCCGCGCGCATGGCCGATCCACTGCTCGGTGATCCGCGTCACCGCGCGGGTCAGCGCCAGAATGGCGACGACCGTGACCAGCATCGTGACCAGCAGCATCACCGAGAATCGCCGCGATCCCACGGTAAAGCCGATCTGCTCGGCCAGCCGGGTGACCGGCTCCAGCCCGCCGATCTCGCGGCTGAACAGCGCGACGAAACAGACGGTGGCGAAGACCCAGGCCAGCCAGCGCGGCAGGTTCAGCCCGCGCAGCAGCTGGAACCCCGCCCGCGCCACCGAACTGCCCAGCGCCAGCCCGATGGGCACGCCCGCCAGCGACTCCCACGGCCAGATCGCTCCCAGCGTCATCAGCAGGAGGGCGGCGGCCAGATGGCGGGTGATCGCACAGATGCGCGCTTGCAGCGCTTCGCCTTGGGTCGCGGCGAAACGCTGGACCAGCGCCGCGACATGCGGGCCGAGCTTGCGCCCCGCGACCACGCCGCCCGCCAGCATGGCGAGCGTCAGGACCGAGGCGACCCCGGCCTCGATGGCCTCGACGCGGGTCGGCAGTTCGATGCCGCTCGCCTGAAGCCATTCGACCAGCGTCACCCGCGCGCTGCCCGGAAGCGGGCAAGCCCCCGGTCGAGATCGGCGATCAGGTCGTCCGTGTCCTCCAGCCCGATCTGGAGCCGGATCAACGGCCCGGCGAAATCGCGTTTGGTAACGCTGCGATAGCGGTGCGGGTCGGCGGGGATGGCCAGGCTTTCATAGCCGCCCCAGCTGAACCCCAGCCCGAAATGCGCCAGCCCGTCGAGCATCGCGGTGCGCGCCGCATCGTTGCCGCCGTCGAGGACGAAGGCGAACAGCCCGCTCGACCCCAGGAAATCGCGCGCGAATATCGCATGGCCGGGGCAGGAGGGGAGCGCGGGGTGGAGCACCTGCGCGACGCCCGGCTGTTCGGCGAGCCATTTCGCGATGGTCAGCGCGCTTTGCTGATGCTGCGCCAGCCGCACCGCCATGGTCCGTAAGCCCCGGCTGCCCAGATAGGC
This genomic interval carries:
- a CDS encoding mechanosensitive ion channel family protein, whose product is MTLVEWLQASGIELPTRVEAIEAGVASVLTLAMLAGGVVAGRKLGPHVAALVQRFAATQGEALQARICAITRHLAAALLLMTLGAIWPWESLAGVPIGLALGSSVARAGFQLLRGLNLPRWLAWVFATVCFVALFSREIGGLEPVTRLAEQIGFTVGSRRFSVMLLVTMLVTVVAILALTRAVTRITEQWIGHARGLDPTQKLLAQKLASIGIVVIAFFFAIDLLEIDLTSLALFSGGFGLAIGFGLQKTIGNLIAGIILLMDRSIKPGDVIALQNEIGWVNKIGVRAVSIITRDGKEHLIPNENLMTQEVENWSYSDRNVRVRIPVSIAYDNDLKLAQELMLRAARESPRVLKSPKPTVWLMSFGDHALQHEILAWISDPESGVGNVRSDVLNRLWFLFKEHGIGLPYPQRDIHIRSLPGGARHENLGA